The following proteins come from a genomic window of Gossypium raimondii isolate GPD5lz chromosome 5, ASM2569854v1, whole genome shotgun sequence:
- the LOC105769111 gene encoding methyl-CpG-binding domain-containing protein 11, which produces MASMSEKKEMESGKEDVVCFELPAPPGWKKKFMPKKRGTPRKNEIIFTAPTGEEISNKRQLEQHLKAHPGGPLVSEFSWGTSENPRRSARISEKVKAMPMPEGEPPKKRGRKSSASEKDIKESETAPEGTEVTKDVYMEEDKQSERDNVEGEAGKVTAKPDEHYKSQDADSKTVPTSQEVKLGEDANISADVKEGKENAEELKGTQDDASGVAQRKKEGFESASTTSQGNVELPVAETEKGVGTRQLDKPDILNTKEMKNEAEGEEKGEHGSNATESETSVKEKELANCNEEQNASGVNEINMKPEEAIQVRSSLEFL; this is translated from the exons ATGGCGAGCATGTCGGAGAAGAAGGAAATGGAGAGTGGCAAAGAGGACGTTGTTTGCTTTGAACTCCCTGCTCCTCCTGGTTGGAAGAAAaag TTCATGCCGAAGAAAAGGGGGACACCTAGGAAAAATGAGATCATATTCACGGCTCCGACGGGGGAGGAAATTAGTAACAAGAGACAATTGGAACAGCACCTTAAAGCACACCCTGGTGGTCCTCTGGTATCAGAATTCAGTTGGGGGACTAGCGAGAACCCTAGGAGATCAGCAAGGATCAGTGAGAAGGTAAAAGCAATGCCAATGCCAGAAGGTGAGCCTCCGAAAAAACGAGGCAGAAAATCATCTGCTTCAGAAAAGGACATCAAAGAATCAGAAACTGCCCCTGAAGGAACTGAGGTGACTAAAGACGTTTATATGGAAGAGGATAAACAATCTGAGAGAGATAATGTGGAAGGAGAGGCTGGAAAGGTCACTGCAAAGCCAGATGAACACTATAAATCACAAGATGCTGATAGCAAAACCGTACCCACTTCACAAGAAGTGAAACTTGGAGAAGATGCTAATATATCTGCTGATGTCAAAGAAGGTAAGGAAAATGCTGAAGAATTGAAGGGCACACAAGATGATGCGTCTGGAGTTGCgcaaaggaaaaaagaaggtTTCGAGAGTGCAAGCACAACATCTCAGGGAAATGTTGAACTGCCAGTGGCTGAAACAGAGAAAGGGGTTGGAACCAGGCAGCTGGACAAACCCGACATACTCAATaccaaagaaatgaaaaatgaggCGGAAGGAGAAGAAAAGGGGGAACATGGTAGCAACGCTACTGAATCCGAAACATCAGTCAAGGAGAAAGAACTGGCAAACTGCAATGAGGAACAAAATGCTTCAGGCGTCAACGAAATTAACATGAAACCCGAAGAAGCAATTCAGGTGAGATCAAGCCTTGAGTTCCTATAG